The genomic interval CTGGACAGCGTGGGAAACACAACCGCTGCCACCGGAAAGGGTTTTGCCATCGGAAGTGCCGCCCTGACGGCGATGGCGCTTTTGGCAGCCTATCTGGAGGAAATCCGCGCCGCGCTCATCGATATGGGCGGTAAAGCCAATCAATATATCTACATGACGATTAACCACAGCAAAGAGCTGGTGGAACACGTGCGCGTGGACCAAGCCACCGTGATGGACTTTATAAACTACTATCAGATTCATGTCCTGAACCCCAAATTCCTGCTGGGCATCTTCATCGGCAGCATGGCTGTCTTTGTTTTTGCCGCGCTCACCATCGAGGCGGTGGGAAAAGCCGCCGGTCTCATGGTGGCTGAAGTGCGTCGCCAGTTCAAGGAAATCCCCGGCATCATGGAAGGAACCGGCAAGCCCGATTACTCCAGTTGTGTAACGATTGCCACCATCGGCGCCCAACAGCAGATGCTTGTTCCCGCAATCGTGGGCATCGCCACTCCCATCATCACCGGCCTCATCTTCGGTGTGGCAGGCGTTTTGGGTGTTTTGGCAGGCGCCATGGTCTGCGGCTTCGTTTTGGCGATTATGCTGAACAATTCCGGCGGCGCCTGGGACAACGCCAAAAAGTATGTGGAAACCGGACAGTTTGGCGGAAAATCATCCTCAGTCCACAAAGCCACCGTGGTGGGCGACACTGTTGGAGACCCTTTCAAAGACACAGCCGGCCCCTGCATCAACATTCTCATCAAGCTCATGAGCATGGTTTCCATCGTTTTTGCCGGTCTCATCGTGAATTACAGCCTCAGGGTGGAAAAAATCAAGCCTCCCTTCAGCAAACAAAAAATCGAAACCACCTCCTATAACAATCTGTTGAAACTGGACAAAGACGCGGTGGATAACAGCGCCTGCAAAGACGAGCGGGTCATCACAGATGAATGTATTAACAGCATAGAAAACCCAGCCGGGGAAACGGAAGAAATCCCCACCAATCCTCCCGTCCCGCGCTAAAAACCACTAAACTATTTATCGCCCAAAAGCAGGCATCAACCCCCAAGCTTTTGGGCTTTTTTCATGCTTTTGAAAAACCCGCCTCTGCCCCACTCTTGCCTGTGGCTCCAGATTATCCCAGAATCATCTCCCGAACATCCCCTAAGCCAATGGGGAACTACATTTGTCATGTTCGAATTACACCTGAGTCAGAGTCAAGGAACAATCAAAACCCCGCTCTGAAACAAAAAAAACCCGAAGCCCAAAGGTGGCAGGAAGCTTCGTAATTCACCGCTTTCCCGTGGCTTATGGACTTCGGGTTATACTATCTTACTTTGCCAAAACCATCTTGCGGACAAGGGTTTGGCCACCAAAGTTCAGTCTTTGAATATACACACCGCTGGCAACCGGGTT from Candidatus Cloacimonadota bacterium carries:
- a CDS encoding sodium/proton-translocating pyrophosphatase, encoding LDSVGNTTAATGKGFAIGSAALTAMALLAAYLEEIRAALIDMGGKANQYIYMTINHSKELVEHVRVDQATVMDFINYYQIHVLNPKFLLGIFIGSMAVFVFAALTIEAVGKAAGLMVAEVRRQFKEIPGIMEGTGKPDYSSCVTIATIGAQQQMLVPAIVGIATPIITGLIFGVAGVLGVLAGAMVCGFVLAIMLNNSGGAWDNAKKYVETGQFGGKSSSVHKATVVGDTVGDPFKDTAGPCINILIKLMSMVSIVFAGLIVNYSLRVEKIKPPFSKQKIETTSYNNLLKLDKDAVDNSACKDERVITDECINSIENPAGETEEIPTNPPVPR